In one window of Qipengyuania profundimaris DNA:
- a CDS encoding potassium channel family protein, translating to MSADTRKPVLVIGLGRFGGSVARALERMGHEVLGADTDPSRVQEYAQDLTQVVEADGTDQTCLERMGAASFTSAVVGIGSNIEASVLAVLALSDLGVPNIWAKATNEKHGRILERTGAHHVVFPEQKMGERVARLLNERLLDFISFGDEFAIARLAAPEPIVGLPLVTSECRRKYDVTVIGVKREGEDFIHAVPDTIIMPGDVLVVSGRVEKIEAFAAIHGD from the coding sequence TTGTCGGCTGATACGCGCAAACCCGTCCTCGTCATCGGTCTCGGGCGCTTCGGCGGCTCGGTCGCCCGCGCTCTGGAGCGCATGGGGCACGAAGTGCTCGGCGCGGACACCGATCCTTCGCGGGTGCAGGAATACGCGCAGGACCTGACCCAGGTGGTGGAGGCGGACGGCACCGACCAGACCTGCCTCGAACGGATGGGTGCAGCCAGCTTCACCTCGGCGGTGGTCGGGATCGGCAGCAATATCGAGGCAAGCGTGCTGGCGGTGCTCGCACTATCCGATCTCGGCGTGCCGAATATCTGGGCCAAGGCAACCAACGAGAAGCACGGCCGCATACTCGAGCGCACGGGCGCGCATCATGTCGTATTTCCCGAACAGAAGATGGGCGAGCGCGTTGCGCGCCTGCTCAACGAGCGGCTGCTCGATTTCATCAGCTTTGGCGACGAATTCGCCATCGCCCGGCTGGCTGCCCCAGAGCCGATCGTCGGGCTCCCACTCGTCACCAGCGAATGCCGCCGCAAGTACGACGTGACCGTGATCGGGGTGAAGCGCGAGGGCGAGGATTTCATCCACGCGGTGCCCGACACGATCATCATGCCGGGCGATGTGCTGGTGGTATCGGGCCGGGTCGAGAAG
- a CDS encoding TrkH family potassium uptake protein, with product MIRAFRDPVRLIPLLFAVAIAIGTALLMLPFASASGQATPLVTAFFTSTSAVAVTGLIVVDTATYWSWFGQVVILVLFQIGGFGIMTAATLFGLMAGRGFGLRERMATHVERNRLEVGDARSVLALVLKITIAVEAVVAAILVARLMVSYDSEFGPALWHGVFHAVSAFNNAGFSSYSDSVMGFQTDAVFLVPIMAAVIVTALGFPVMQDVRHKGVRWSQWTLHTKITVMGTAVLLLVGFGAILAKEWTNPDTLGPMSVGAKILNAGFHSVMPRTAGFNSLDVGAFRGETLLMNYVLMFIGGGSAGTAGGVKITTFFVLLAVVYSEVKGRRDASLFGRRFGHGIERQALTVFVAAATLIILASMYILAITRLPMEQVLFETISAFSTVGLSTGITADLPPSALVVLCALMFVGRVGTITVATALALGAEPQPFRYPEENPIVG from the coding sequence TGCTGATGCTGCCATTCGCGTCTGCCAGCGGGCAGGCGACGCCGCTGGTCACGGCTTTCTTCACGTCGACATCCGCTGTCGCGGTGACCGGGCTGATCGTGGTCGATACCGCAACTTACTGGTCGTGGTTCGGACAGGTGGTCATCCTTGTCCTGTTCCAGATCGGCGGTTTCGGGATCATGACCGCGGCCACCCTGTTCGGCCTCATGGCCGGGCGCGGCTTCGGCCTGCGCGAGCGAATGGCGACGCATGTGGAGCGCAACCGGCTGGAGGTCGGCGACGCGCGATCCGTACTGGCTCTGGTCCTCAAGATCACCATCGCGGTGGAAGCGGTGGTCGCCGCGATCCTCGTTGCCCGCCTGATGGTTAGCTATGACTCCGAGTTCGGCCCGGCGCTGTGGCATGGCGTCTTTCACGCGGTCAGCGCTTTCAACAATGCCGGCTTCTCGAGCTATTCCGACAGCGTCATGGGGTTCCAGACGGACGCGGTGTTTCTCGTGCCAATCATGGCGGCCGTGATCGTCACCGCCCTCGGCTTCCCGGTGATGCAGGATGTGCGGCACAAGGGGGTGCGCTGGAGCCAGTGGACCCTGCATACCAAGATCACCGTGATGGGCACCGCCGTGTTGCTGCTGGTCGGGTTCGGAGCCATCCTCGCAAAGGAATGGACCAACCCGGATACGCTCGGCCCGATGAGTGTCGGGGCCAAGATCCTCAACGCCGGTTTCCATTCGGTCATGCCGCGCACGGCGGGCTTCAACAGCCTCGATGTCGGGGCGTTTCGCGGCGAGACGCTGTTGATGAACTATGTGCTGATGTTCATCGGCGGGGGAAGCGCGGGCACCGCCGGCGGGGTCAAGATCACGACCTTTTTCGTCCTGCTGGCCGTCGTTTATTCCGAAGTGAAGGGGCGGCGCGACGCGAGCTTGTTCGGTCGCCGGTTCGGTCACGGGATCGAACGCCAGGCGCTGACCGTGTTTGTCGCCGCCGCCACGCTGATCATACTCGCATCCATGTATATCCTCGCGATTACGCGACTGCCGATGGAGCAGGTCTTGTTCGAAACCATTTCGGCCTTTTCGACCGTCGGCCTCTCGACCGGCATCACGGCCGACCTGCCGCCCTCCGCACTGGTCGTGCTGTGCGCGCTGATGTTCGTGGGGCGCGTAGGGACCATTACCGTGGCGACCGCGTTGGCGCTTGGAGCAGAACCGCAACCTTTCCGCTATCCCGAGGAGAACCCGATTGTCGGCTGA